In the genome of Paenibacillus pabuli, the window GGTGTCGCTCTGTGGCTTCATGCCCCTGATACGCAAGAAATCCACGACAAGCTTATTGCAGGAGGCGTAAAAATTACATCCGCACCAATAGATCGACCATTCGGGCGAACCTTTACATTTGCCGACTCAGACGGTTACCTAGTTACCCTTCACAGTAAAGCCTAATACGCAAATGTATCCAGGGGGATGGTTCAGTGAATGAGTTTTTCATAAGAAAAGTTAATCATCTAGAAACCTGTAAGTTGATGCATCTCGTTGAAGAAAGTACGCGCGAAGGTGCTAAAAGAAACCAAGAGCAATTTTCTGCTCTTGGTTTCTTTTTACTGATCTTTTTGATTTCTAGAATCTCATCAAGAAAGCACAGCGAGAATAGATACTAATTATTATCAAAAAAGTGCTGCTAAAAATCACATATTAGAAACCATCATTTATTATCCCTTCTCTTTTCCCTAAGCCCCTAGGCAAGCTACCAACGGTGCTCTATGAACCCCAAAGTACAATAAGATACTTAGATTGGCCGTTAGCCCATTTCATGGCCCTTAGGAGGACCATATGTGTTGGAGACATATATTTTCCTTGGAAAGCGACAAAAAGGCTGTTGAAAGGAAATTTAAGCCCCGAGAACGGCCACTCCAATACGGAATTTGTTTTTAATCTTATTAAGACCCCTGATTTTCCTGATTAAACAACAAATGAGCTCAGACTAATCTGAGCTCATTTGTATGTTGGTTAAGAAGTTACAATCTATATTTTTCAGTTACATACTAAATTTAACGCATTCACCTTTGAAAATAAAGATTAATCCCTTACTCAACCGTTACGCTTTTCGCCAGGTTACGTGGTTTATCCACATCGTGACCCAGTGCCAGGGAAGCGTAGTATGCAAGCAATTGCAATGCTACAACGGACAGAGCCGGGCTAAGCAGTGGCAGCGTCTTAGGAATCGCAAACGCTTGGTCAACGGACTTCAGCAATGGCGCTACGTGCTCTTCATACGTAATTGCCAGTACGTCTGCACCACGTGCTTTTACTTCTTTAATGTTGCTCACGGTTTTCTCCAGAACGTTCTCCTGTGTTGCCAGAGCAATGACAGGGATACCGTCCTCGATCAATGCGAGCGTACCATGTTTCAACTCACCCGCAGCATACGCTTCGGAGTGAATATAAGAGATTTCTTTCAGCTTCAACGATCCTTCTTGAGCTACTGCATAGTCAAGACCACGGCCGATGAAGAAGAGATGTTGATGTTTGGAGATTTGTTCTGCATATCCTTTAATGGCTTCCGCTTGCTCCAGCATGGATTCAACTTGCTCAGGCAATGCTTGCATTGCTGCCAGCGTGTGTGCAATCTCCTCTGCTGTTTGTGTGCCACGAACTTGTGCAAGGTACAGACCTAGCAAGTTGAATGCAATCAATTGCGAAGTGTACGCTTTGGTGGAAGCTACAGCAATTTCCGGTCCTGCCAATGTTGCGATCACATCGTCTGCATCACGTGCAATGGAGCTGCCTACAACGTTAGTGATGGCGAGTACATGTGCACCATTCGATTGTGCTTCGCGCAGTGCAGCGAGAGTATCTGCAGTTTCGCCAGATTGGCTCACTACGATTACCAGTGTATCTTTGTTAACGATTGGAGAACGATAGCGGTACTCGGAAGCAACGTCAGTTTCTACCGGAATACGCACCAATTGTTCAATTACAGTACGTCCAACCAGACCTGCATGGTACGCTGTACCACAAGCAATAATTTGAACGTTACGAATATTTTTAATTTGCTCTTCTGTCATTTTCAACTCAGGAAGTTGAACTTTTTTGCCTTCAGTGTCGATGCGACCGAGCATTGTATCACGATATGCTTTTGGTTGCTCATGAATTTCTTTCAGCATGAAGTGCTCGAATCCGCCTTTTTCTGCGGTTACAGCATCCCAATCGACATGAATCATTTCCCGAGAAATAAAGTTGCCTTCAATCGTCATCAATTCGACAGCATCATGTGTCAAAACAGCCATCTCACCATCATTCAGAATGTACACATTACGTGTATGTTCCAGAATGGCCGGGATATCGGAACCGATGAAGTTCTCGCCTTCTCCAATACCGATAATCAGTGGGCTTGCTTGACGCACAGCGACGAGTTTCTCAGGCTCATACTCTGTCAGAACACCCAGCGCGAATGCA includes:
- the glmS gene encoding glutamine--fructose-6-phosphate transaminase (isomerizing), which gives rise to MCGIVGYIGNKNTQSVLIEGLKKLEYRGYDSAGIAVFTPDGLQISKALGRLANLEAKLDGAPLVGNAGIGHTRWATHGKPSDENSHPHTDESQKFSVVHNGIIENYLDLKDELIAQGHTFTSETDTEVISHLIAREYDGDIVKAVQKVITLMRGAFALGVLTEYEPEKLVAVRQASPLIIGIGEGENFIGSDIPAILEHTRNVYILNDGEMAVLTHDAVELMTIEGNFISREMIHVDWDAVTAEKGGFEHFMLKEIHEQPKAYRDTMLGRIDTEGKKVQLPELKMTEEQIKNIRNVQIIACGTAYHAGLVGRTVIEQLVRIPVETDVASEYRYRSPIVNKDTLVIVVSQSGETADTLAALREAQSNGAHVLAITNVVGSSIARDADDVIATLAGPEIAVASTKAYTSQLIAFNLLGLYLAQVRGTQTAEEIAHTLAAMQALPEQVESMLEQAEAIKGYAEQISKHQHLFFIGRGLDYAVAQEGSLKLKEISYIHSEAYAAGELKHGTLALIEDGIPVIALATQENVLEKTVSNIKEVKARGADVLAITYEEHVAPLLKSVDQAFAIPKTLPLLSPALSVVALQLLAYYASLALGHDVDKPRNLAKSVTVE